In Ipomoea triloba cultivar NCNSP0323 chromosome 15, ASM357664v1, one genomic interval encodes:
- the LOC116005895 gene encoding uncharacterized protein LOC116005895 yields the protein MVLQQQYRENGFTKYSQLISCLLVAEQNNELLLKNHEAHPTSSIPFPGGKVYRIIMTIQRVVVVAAVESAVMENIVVIIPIVDKIVVVVTIARIKIITKNRKVLVQKQDKEKRGNYPKNAESICYRCGMNGHWKRTCRTAKHLVDLYQASLKDKGKI from the coding sequence ATGGTGCTGCAACAACAATATAGAGAGAACGGTTTTACAAAATATTCTCAGCTGATTTCATGTCTTCTTGTGGCTGAACAAAATAATGAGCTGCTGCTGAAAAACCATGAAGCACACCCTACTAGCTCAATCCCATTCCCTGGAGGGAAGGTGTATCGTATTATAATGACAATACAAAGGGTCGTGGTCGTGGCTGCAGTTGAAAGCGCGGTCATGGAAAATATCGTGGTTATAATCCCGATAGTTGACAAAATCGTCGTGGTGGTTACAAttgcaagaataaaaattatcaCCAAAAATAGGAAAGTGCTAGTGCAAAAACAAGACAAGGAAAAGCGTGGAAATTATCCCAAAAATGCTGAAAGCATATGTTATCGTTGTGGCATGAATGGTCATTGGAAACGCACTTGTCGTACTGCAAAGCACCTTGTGGACCTCTATCAAGCATCCTTGAAAGATAAAGGGAAAATATAA